One Cellulomonas taurus genomic region harbors:
- the alr gene encoding alanine racemase, translating into MSLFPARAVVDLGAIRANARTLRRITAEAAQTAGAVPPAVMAVVKADAYGHGLVPVARAAVQGGVTWLGAAQLTEALALRAAGIDARILTWLYAPGAPLHLAVEAEVDLAVSAPWAVAEIAAAARATGRTARVQLKVDTGLGRNGLTPDDLPAVLDAVARLRDEGVLTVSGLFSHLAFADTPGHPTLDHQLEVLHAAVAAARSRGIDPELRHIAASAATLTAPELHLDLVRPGLALYGLSPVPQIGGPEHFGLIPAMTLEAELATVKRLPAGHGMSYGHQYVTPTATTVGVVPLGYGDGIPRHASGVDGAPGAPLGISGRRRSIAGRVCMDQFMVDLGPEATEVAGDRVVLFGRGGPSAEDWARAADTISYEIVTRLGGRVPRVYVDDETTQESDR; encoded by the coding sequence GTGAGCTTGTTCCCCGCACGTGCCGTGGTCGATCTGGGGGCGATCCGCGCCAACGCCCGGACCCTCCGCCGGATCACCGCCGAGGCGGCGCAGACCGCCGGTGCCGTCCCGCCCGCGGTGATGGCCGTGGTCAAGGCGGATGCCTACGGCCACGGACTGGTCCCGGTGGCCCGTGCGGCGGTGCAGGGCGGGGTCACCTGGCTCGGCGCGGCTCAGCTGACCGAGGCGCTGGCGCTGCGTGCGGCGGGGATCGACGCTCGGATCCTCACCTGGCTGTACGCCCCCGGCGCCCCGCTGCACCTGGCGGTGGAGGCGGAGGTCGACCTGGCGGTGTCGGCCCCGTGGGCGGTGGCGGAGATCGCCGCGGCGGCCCGGGCCACCGGTCGCACCGCCCGGGTGCAGCTCAAGGTGGACACCGGACTGGGTCGCAACGGGCTGACCCCGGACGATCTGCCCGCCGTGCTCGACGCGGTCGCTCGGCTGCGGGACGAGGGAGTGCTGACCGTCTCGGGGCTGTTCAGTCACCTGGCCTTCGCCGACACGCCGGGCCACCCGACTCTGGACCACCAGCTCGAGGTGCTGCACGCCGCGGTGGCGGCGGCCCGCTCGCGGGGGATCGACCCGGAGCTGCGGCACATCGCGGCGTCGGCGGCGACCCTGACGGCACCGGAGCTGCATCTGGACCTGGTGCGACCGGGGCTGGCGCTCTACGGCCTGAGCCCGGTGCCGCAGATCGGCGGCCCGGAGCACTTCGGTCTGATCCCGGCGATGACCCTGGAGGCGGAGCTGGCGACCGTGAAGCGGCTGCCCGCCGGTCACGGGATGTCCTACGGACACCAGTACGTGACGCCGACGGCGACCACGGTCGGGGTGGTGCCGCTCGGCTACGGCGACGGGATCCCGCGCCACGCCTCCGGGGTGGACGGGGCACCGGGCGCGCCGCTCGGGATCTCGGGCCGCCGCCGATCGATCGCCGGGCGGGTGTGCATGGACCAGTTCATGGTGGACCTGGGCCCGGAGGCGACCGAGGTGGCCGGGGACCGGGTGGTGCTCTTCGGCCGGGGCGGCCCCTCCGCCGAGGACTGGGCGCGGGCGGCGGACACCATCAGCTATGAGATCGTGACTCGGCTCGGGGGCAGGGTCCCTCGGGTGTACGTGGACGACGAGACGACACAGGAGAGCGACCGATGA
- a CDS encoding WhiB family transcriptional regulator, producing the protein MAEISRLPGPVMELWEWQYQGACRDADENLFFHPEGERGAARRRRAEAAKAICATCPVLNECREQSLAVREPYGVWGGLSEDERTAVLAERAGRSAAV; encoded by the coding sequence ATGGCTGAGATCTCTCGCCTTCCCGGACCCGTGATGGAGCTGTGGGAGTGGCAGTACCAGGGTGCTTGCCGCGACGCCGACGAGAACCTGTTCTTTCACCCGGAGGGCGAGCGCGGAGCCGCCCGTCGCCGCCGGGCCGAGGCCGCCAAGGCGATCTGCGCCACCTGCCCGGTGCTGAACGAGTGCCGCGAGCAGTCGCTGGCAGTGCGTGAGCCGTATGGCGTCTGGGGCGGCCTGAGCGAGGACGAGCGGACTGCGGTCCTGGCCGAGCGCGCGGGACGCAGCGCGGCGGTGTAA
- a CDS encoding nucleoside/nucleotide kinase family protein, translating into MTGADPALPEALRARVADLLAAGGRHLIGIAGAPGAGKSTLAAALLAAFPGRCVVVPMDGFHLAQSELDRTGRAGRKGAPDTFDAAGYVALLRRLRSATETVYAPEYRRDLHNAVAGAIPVPPEAPLVITEGNYLLLDEHGFGPVRGLLDECWFVQVDEDLRLDRLERRHVATGKSPTAAREWTRGPDQANAELVAATAARADRVVRVG; encoded by the coding sequence ATGACCGGTGCGGACCCGGCGCTGCCGGAGGCGCTGCGCGCGCGGGTGGCGGACTTGTTGGCGGCGGGTGGTCGCCACCTGATCGGGATCGCGGGTGCCCCGGGGGCGGGCAAGTCGACCCTCGCGGCGGCACTGCTGGCGGCCTTCCCCGGCCGGTGCGTCGTGGTGCCGATGGACGGCTTCCACCTGGCCCAGTCCGAGCTGGACCGGACCGGCCGGGCGGGCCGCAAGGGGGCGCCGGACACCTTCGACGCGGCGGGCTACGTCGCCCTGCTGCGCCGGCTGCGCTCGGCGACCGAGACGGTGTACGCACCCGAGTACCGACGGGATCTGCACAACGCGGTGGCCGGGGCGATCCCGGTGCCGCCGGAGGCACCGCTGGTCATCACCGAGGGGAACTATCTCCTGCTGGACGAGCACGGCTTTGGGCCGGTGCGCGGGCTGCTGGACGAGTGTTGGTTCGTCCAGGTGGACGAGGACCTGCGGCTGGACCGGCTGGAACGGCGACATGTCGCCACAGGGAAGTCGCCGACCGCTGCCCGGGAGTGGACCCGCGGACCCGATCAGGCCAATGCGGAGCTGGTCGCCGCCACGGCGGCCCGGGCCGATCGGGTGGTGCGGGTCGGCTGA
- the tsaD gene encoding tRNA (adenosine(37)-N6)-threonylcarbamoyltransferase complex transferase subunit TsaD, producing MPEAPLVLGIETSCDETGVALVRAHPDRSELLVDTVASSMDEHARFGGIIPEIASRAHLEAMLPTIQRSLDTAGVTLADVDAVAVTAGPGLVGSLTVGAAAAKALAFGLGKPLYGVNHVIGHAAVDELVEGLFPDRVMALVVSGGHSSLLLIDDVVTGVHELGSTLDDAAGEAFDKVGRLLGLPYPGGPHIDRLAREGDPTAIRFPRGLTAAKDQEKHAYDFSFSGLKTAVARWVEARRDAGEEIPLADVSASFAAAVADVLTAKTIAACRTHGVDTLVIGGGFSANSQLREMAAERCAEAGIDLRIPPIRYCTDNGAMIAALGAAIVRRGIAPSSLDIGVDSAMPLEIVTV from the coding sequence ATGCCCGAAGCACCCCTGGTCCTGGGGATCGAGACCTCCTGCGACGAGACCGGCGTGGCCCTGGTCCGCGCCCACCCCGACCGTAGCGAGCTGTTGGTCGACACCGTCGCGTCGTCGATGGACGAGCACGCCCGGTTCGGCGGGATCATCCCGGAGATCGCCTCCCGCGCCCACCTGGAGGCGATGCTCCCGACGATCCAGCGCTCGCTGGACACCGCCGGGGTGACGCTGGCCGATGTGGACGCGGTGGCGGTCACCGCCGGCCCCGGTCTGGTCGGCTCGCTGACCGTCGGGGCGGCCGCCGCGAAGGCGCTGGCCTTCGGCCTCGGCAAGCCGCTGTACGGCGTGAACCACGTGATCGGGCACGCCGCCGTCGACGAGCTGGTCGAGGGGCTGTTCCCGGATCGGGTGATGGCGCTGGTGGTCTCCGGCGGGCACTCGTCGCTGCTGTTGATCGACGACGTGGTGACCGGGGTGCACGAGCTGGGTTCCACGCTGGACGACGCCGCCGGCGAGGCCTTCGACAAGGTGGGTCGACTGCTGGGACTGCCGTACCCCGGCGGCCCGCACATCGACCGACTGGCCCGCGAGGGCGACCCGACCGCGATCAGGTTCCCCCGCGGGCTCACGGCGGCCAAGGATCAGGAAAAGCACGCCTACGACTTCTCCTTCTCCGGACTCAAGACCGCCGTGGCCCGGTGGGTCGAGGCGCGTCGGGATGCCGGTGAGGAGATCCCGCTCGCCGACGTCTCGGCCAGCTTCGCCGCCGCGGTCGCCGACGTGCTCACCGCGAAGACCATCGCCGCCTGTCGGACGCACGGGGTGGACACTCTGGTGATCGGCGGCGGGTTCAGCGCCAACTCCCAGCTGCGGGAGATGGCCGCCGAGCGGTGTGCCGAGGCTGGGATCGACCTGCGCATTCCGCCGATCCGCTACTGCACGGACAACGGCGCGATGATCGCGGCGCTCGGTGCGGCGATCGTGCGGCGGGGGATCGCCCCGTCGTCCTTGGACATCGGGGTGGACTCGGCGATGCCGCTGGAGATCGTCACCGTCTGA
- the rimI gene encoding ribosomal protein S18-alanine N-acetyltransferase: MSVTLRGLTDDDLDDLVAMEQELFGPGAWSRQSLAEEIVGPGRWYVGAESEGALIGYAGLWFDGDDAQVMTVGTRPEAQGRGVGRLLLDALLDRARELRAGAMFLEVRVDNDPALALYRRAGFEQIGLRKRYYQPENVDAWTMRKDLT, encoded by the coding sequence GTGAGCGTCACCCTCCGGGGGCTGACCGACGACGACCTGGACGACCTGGTCGCGATGGAGCAGGAGCTGTTCGGCCCCGGGGCGTGGTCCCGGCAGTCGTTGGCGGAGGAGATCGTCGGACCGGGGCGCTGGTACGTCGGCGCCGAGTCCGAGGGTGCGTTGATCGGCTACGCCGGGCTGTGGTTCGACGGCGATGACGCGCAGGTGATGACGGTCGGTACCCGGCCGGAGGCGCAGGGGCGCGGGGTGGGCCGATTGCTGCTGGACGCGTTGCTCGACCGGGCGCGGGAGCTGCGGGCCGGAGCGATGTTCCTGGAGGTCCGGGTGGACAACGACCCGGCGCTCGCGCTGTACCGCCGGGCGGGCTTCGAGCAGATCGGGCTGCGCAAGCGGTACTACCAGCCGGAGAACGTCGACGCCTGGACCATGCGCAAGGACCTGACGTAG
- a CDS encoding class I SAM-dependent methyltransferase — MDAAGLAKLLSPEGWALLSALPPYDADAAMALSERLRRDGFDADLVAAALTQSRLRAKAHDKLGEFADGMLFTPAGLEQATRLVVAARHARRYRAAGVTRVADITCGLGADAITLAGVGLAVLAVEADETTAALATVNLRHFPEATVRHGDGLTVDFAAEGVDGIYADPARRTGSGARRHDPAAYTPALDQVLALRERVPALGMKLGPGVPHSALPEDAEAQWVSVDGDVVELGLWFGPLAADGPGRSALLLDAAGRSAQLRDSGAVAETGGLGGYLYEPDGAVIRAGLVAEVAAEVQGRLVDPTIAYVTSDVLHPTAFATPYRVLDSMPFGLKRLKAYLRERNVGIATIKKRGTAVVPEQLRRQLDLRGDAETTLVLTRVAGQQQVLVVEPVA; from the coding sequence ATGGACGCCGCCGGCCTCGCGAAACTGCTCAGCCCCGAGGGATGGGCGCTGCTCTCGGCACTGCCGCCCTACGACGCCGACGCGGCGATGGCGCTGTCCGAACGCCTGCGCCGGGACGGCTTCGACGCCGATCTGGTCGCCGCCGCGCTCACCCAGTCCCGGCTCCGGGCGAAGGCGCACGACAAACTCGGCGAGTTCGCCGACGGCATGCTGTTCACCCCGGCGGGTCTGGAGCAGGCGACCCGGCTGGTGGTCGCCGCCCGGCACGCCCGCCGCTACCGCGCCGCCGGGGTCACCCGGGTCGCGGACATCACCTGCGGCCTCGGCGCCGACGCGATCACGCTGGCCGGGGTCGGTCTCGCGGTCCTGGCGGTCGAGGCGGACGAGACCACCGCCGCCCTGGCCACGGTGAACCTGCGGCACTTCCCGGAGGCCACGGTCCGGCACGGTGACGGCCTGACGGTGGACTTCGCCGCCGAGGGCGTCGACGGGATCTACGCCGACCCCGCTCGGCGGACTGGTTCGGGCGCGCGCCGACACGACCCCGCCGCCTACACCCCGGCGCTGGACCAGGTGCTCGCGCTGCGGGAGCGGGTCCCGGCGCTGGGCATGAAGCTCGGGCCGGGGGTGCCGCACTCGGCGCTGCCGGAGGACGCCGAGGCGCAGTGGGTGTCGGTGGACGGCGATGTCGTCGAGCTGGGGCTGTGGTTCGGTCCGCTCGCCGCCGACGGGCCGGGGCGGTCGGCGTTGTTGCTGGACGCGGCGGGTCGATCGGCGCAGCTGCGCGACTCCGGCGCGGTGGCCGAGACCGGTGGGCTGGGCGGCTACCTCTACGAGCCGGACGGGGCGGTGATCCGGGCCGGTCTGGTGGCCGAGGTCGCCGCCGAGGTGCAGGGTCGTCTGGTGGACCCCACCATCGCCTACGTGACCTCCGATGTGCTGCATCCCACCGCCTTCGCGACCCCGTACCGGGTGCTCGACTCGATGCCCTTCGGGCTGAAGCGGTTGAAGGCGTACCTGCGGGAACGGAACGTGGGCATCGCGACGATCAAGAAGCGCGGCACGGCGGTGGTCCCCGAGCAGCTGCGCCGCCAGCTCGACCTGCGCGGCGACGCCGAGACCACCCTGGTGCTCACCCGGGTCGCCGGTCAGCAGCAGGTCCTGGTCGTGGAGCCGGTCGCCTGA
- the tsaE gene encoding tRNA (adenosine(37)-N6)-threonylcarbamoyltransferase complex ATPase subunit type 1 TsaE, with protein sequence MIIELPDADSTRAYGEALAGLLRPGDLLVLTGDLGAGKTTLTQGIGAGLHVRGTVASPTFIIARVHPSLADGPALVHVDAYRLGSLDEVDALDLDTSLEESVTVVEWGEGLVEQLAQDRLEIALRRPHGGDPLAEDAAAGTRQLTITAVGERWRDVQLPTV encoded by the coding sequence ATGATCATCGAGCTGCCGGACGCCGACAGCACCCGGGCCTACGGCGAGGCGCTGGCCGGACTGCTGCGGCCCGGTGACCTGCTGGTGCTCACCGGTGACCTCGGTGCCGGCAAGACGACGCTGACCCAGGGGATCGGGGCCGGGCTGCACGTGCGGGGCACCGTCGCCTCGCCGACGTTCATCATCGCCCGGGTGCACCCGTCCCTGGCCGACGGTCCGGCGCTGGTGCACGTGGACGCCTACCGGCTCGGTTCGCTGGACGAGGTCGACGCCCTGGACCTGGACACCTCGCTGGAGGAGTCGGTCACCGTGGTCGAGTGGGGCGAGGGCCTGGTCGAGCAGTTGGCGCAGGACCGCCTGGAGATCGCGCTGCGCCGTCCGCACGGCGGCGACCCGCTCGCCGAGGACGCCGCAGCCGGCACCCGACAGTTGACCATCACCGCCGTGGGCGAGCGCTGGCGCGACGTCCAGCTGCCCACCGTCTGA
- a CDS encoding MerR family transcriptional regulator: MQNGDEPDALPEGATLTPAAVARRLGVAAATLRTWDRRYGLGPSEHTAGAHRRYTAADVARLTQMRSLTLDGVPPAEAARLARDGTNGRHLAVVPAPARSSEAQDVESGRGDEPSAAPAVAPSPTAVIDAALRGDSVAARALLAPGDDLSRWWSDLIVPARAGVAARTVLARPGDEPDEVIVAAALAALRDRFSKVPRHPSRRRVVLLFTPPGEPRPLELHVLAAALADRGLDARVVAGPAGQTRLGEIVTMTSPSAAVLMSERTDPDLDIVDALSAQHPDLMQFVMVPDVAAAQVPLDHRVQRVRSFAGVLHEVAAVAEGAPGSVR, from the coding sequence ATGCAGAACGGCGACGAGCCGGACGCCCTGCCCGAGGGCGCGACCCTGACACCTGCGGCGGTGGCCCGACGACTAGGTGTGGCAGCCGCGACCCTGCGTACCTGGGACCGTAGGTATGGGCTGGGCCCGTCCGAGCACACGGCGGGGGCGCATCGCCGGTACACCGCCGCGGATGTGGCGCGATTGACCCAGATGCGTTCGCTCACCCTGGACGGGGTGCCGCCGGCCGAGGCCGCCCGGCTGGCCCGGGACGGGACGAACGGGCGACACCTGGCGGTGGTCCCCGCCCCCGCCCGGTCGAGCGAGGCCCAGGACGTGGAATCCGGCCGTGGCGACGAGCCGAGCGCCGCGCCCGCGGTGGCACCCAGTCCGACGGCGGTGATCGACGCCGCGCTGCGCGGGGACTCGGTGGCGGCCCGTGCGCTGCTCGCCCCCGGGGACGATCTGTCCCGCTGGTGGTCCGACCTGATCGTGCCCGCCCGCGCCGGGGTCGCGGCCCGCACCGTGCTGGCGCGTCCGGGGGACGAGCCGGACGAGGTGATCGTGGCCGCCGCCCTGGCCGCCCTGCGGGACCGGTTCAGCAAGGTGCCGCGCCATCCGTCCCGGCGTCGGGTGGTGCTGCTGTTCACTCCGCCCGGCGAACCGCGACCGTTGGAGCTGCACGTCCTCGCCGCCGCGCTGGCCGATCGGGGACTGGACGCCCGGGTGGTGGCGGGTCCGGCCGGTCAGACCCGGCTGGGGGAGATCGTCACCATGACCAGCCCGTCGGCGGCGGTGCTGATGTCCGAGCGCACCGATCCCGATCTGGACATCGTGGACGCGCTGTCCGCACAGCACCCCGATCTGATGCAGTTCGTGATGGTGCCCGACGTCGCCGCGGCGCAGGTACCGCTGGACCACCGGGTGCAGCGCGTGCGTTCGTTCGCGGGGGTGCTGCACGAGGTCGCCGCCGTCGC
- a CDS encoding glutamate--cysteine ligase, with protein MATPTRLDFARSERSTVGIEWELALVDADSGDLRQVARTVLDAIGDDDPAIKQELLLNTVEVVSGVCRTVGEAGADLSHAIDRVRELTDPLRVELMSAGTHPFARWAQQKVTDKQRYATLIDRTQWWGRQMLIYGVHVHVGIEDRDKVLPISRALLTTFAHLQSLSASSPFWGGKDTGYASNRALMFQQLPTAGLPFQFERWDQLEAYVGDMLHTGVIDAFDEVRWDVRPSPRFGTIEARICDGAPTLLEVTALAALTHCLVEHFSTLLDRGETLPTVPPWFAQENKWRSARYGMDAIIITNAAGDEELVTDAVSRLLTDLAPVAERLGCAQELDSVRVILRKGASYQRQRAVARRHGGELDAVVASLVAEMRAGRPL; from the coding sequence ATGGCCACCCCGACGCGGTTGGACTTCGCCCGGTCGGAGCGCTCGACGGTCGGCATCGAGTGGGAGCTCGCCCTGGTCGACGCCGACTCCGGTGACCTGCGCCAGGTCGCCCGCACCGTGCTGGACGCGATCGGCGACGACGACCCGGCGATCAAGCAGGAGCTGCTGCTGAACACCGTCGAGGTGGTGTCGGGGGTCTGCCGCACCGTCGGTGAGGCCGGGGCGGACCTCTCGCACGCGATCGACCGGGTGCGCGAGCTGACCGATCCGCTGCGGGTGGAGCTGATGAGCGCCGGCACCCACCCGTTCGCGCGCTGGGCGCAGCAGAAGGTGACCGACAAGCAGCGCTACGCCACGCTGATCGACCGCACCCAGTGGTGGGGACGGCAGATGCTGATCTACGGGGTGCACGTCCACGTCGGCATCGAGGACCGGGACAAGGTGCTGCCGATCTCCCGCGCGCTGCTGACCACCTTCGCCCACCTGCAGTCGTTGTCGGCGTCCAGCCCGTTCTGGGGCGGCAAGGACACCGGCTACGCCTCGAACCGCGCCCTGATGTTTCAGCAGTTGCCCACCGCCGGACTGCCGTTCCAGTTCGAGCGCTGGGACCAGCTGGAGGCCTACGTCGGCGACATGCTGCACACTGGGGTGATCGACGCCTTCGACGAGGTGCGCTGGGATGTCCGCCCCTCGCCCCGGTTCGGCACCATCGAGGCCCGGATCTGCGACGGGGCACCCACCCTGCTGGAGGTCACCGCCCTGGCGGCCCTGACGCACTGCCTGGTCGAGCACTTCTCCACCCTGCTGGACCGGGGCGAGACGCTGCCGACCGTTCCGCCGTGGTTCGCCCAGGAGAACAAGTGGCGCTCGGCCCGCTACGGCATGGACGCGATCATCATCACCAACGCCGCCGGTGACGAGGAGCTGGTCACCGACGCGGTCTCCCGGCTGCTCACCGATCTGGCGCCGGTGGCGGAGCGACTGGGCTGCGCGCAGGAGCTGGACTCGGTGCGGGTGATCCTGCGCAAGGGGGCGTCGTACCAGCGGCAGCGGGCGGTGGCGCGGCGGCACGGTGGCGAGCTGGACGCGGTGGTGGCGTCGCTGGTCGCGGAGATGCGGGCAGGCCGCCCGCTCTGA
- the groES gene encoding co-chaperone GroES gives MSVSIKPLEDRIVVKTLEAEQTTASGLVIPDSAKEKPQEGEVLSVGPGRIDDNGNRVPLDVAVGDKVIYSKYGGTEVKYDGEEYLILSARDILAIVTK, from the coding sequence GTGTCGGTCTCCATCAAGCCGCTCGAGGACCGGATCGTCGTCAAGACGCTCGAGGCGGAGCAGACCACCGCCTCCGGTCTGGTCATCCCGGACAGTGCCAAGGAGAAGCCCCAGGAGGGCGAGGTCCTGTCGGTCGGTCCGGGTCGTATCGACGACAACGGCAACCGTGTCCCGCTGGACGTGGCCGTGGGTGACAAGGTCATCTACAGCAAGTACGGCGGCACCGAGGTCAAGTACGACGGCGAGGAGTACCTGATCCTCTCCGCCCGCGACATCCTGGCGATCGTCACCAAGTGA
- the tsaB gene encoding tRNA (adenosine(37)-N6)-threonylcarbamoyltransferase complex dimerization subunit type 1 TsaB yields the protein MPLLALDTSSAASAAVVADDGRTLATRSSGEPRRHAELLTPLIEQVLGEAGVDRSELTGIVAGTGPAPFTGLRVGLVTARTLGMALGIPVHGVSSLDALALAAVRGGETDEVLVVSDARRKEVYWARYRAVVGSVELVDGPGVESPEAVAERIDGVVVVGPGTSLYPELLPAGAEVGALDPADLARVAQARLAEGIAASPDLPLPEASVQLSTEPLYLRRPDAVPSAAAKRATA from the coding sequence GTGCCGTTGCTCGCCCTGGACACCTCGTCCGCCGCCTCCGCCGCCGTGGTGGCCGACGACGGTCGCACCCTGGCCACCCGTTCCTCCGGTGAACCCCGGCGGCACGCGGAGCTGCTCACCCCGCTGATCGAGCAGGTGCTCGGCGAGGCGGGGGTGGATCGTTCCGAGCTGACGGGCATCGTCGCCGGGACCGGTCCGGCACCGTTCACCGGCCTGCGGGTCGGGCTGGTCACCGCGCGCACCCTCGGCATGGCGCTGGGCATCCCGGTGCACGGGGTCTCGTCGCTGGACGCGTTGGCCCTGGCGGCGGTGCGTGGCGGGGAGACGGACGAGGTGCTGGTCGTCTCGGACGCGCGGCGCAAGGAGGTCTACTGGGCGCGGTACCGCGCGGTGGTCGGCTCGGTGGAGCTGGTGGACGGCCCGGGGGTCGAGTCGCCGGAGGCGGTGGCCGAGCGGATCGACGGCGTCGTGGTCGTCGGGCCCGGAACGTCCTTGTACCCGGAGCTGTTGCCGGCCGGTGCCGAGGTCGGCGCGCTGGACCCCGCGGACCTGGCCCGGGTGGCCCAGGCGCGGCTGGCCGAGGGGATCGCCGCCAGCCCCGATCTGCCGCTGCCGGAGGCGTCGGTCCAGCTGTCGACCGAGCCGCTGTACCTGCGCCGCCCGGATGCGGTGCCCTCCGCCGCGGCGAAGCGGGCCACCGCGTGA
- a CDS encoding PadR family transcriptional regulator has translation MSDSQLLKGVLPMLVIAALTEAESYGYQLVDRLRAAGLAELTTGTVYPVLNRLEREGRISSRLVPSPSGPARKYYRPTDDGADALRQAAASWSALDHTVRDLLAAADSPKEPA, from the coding sequence ATGTCCGACAGCCAACTCCTCAAGGGCGTGCTCCCGATGCTGGTCATCGCCGCGCTGACCGAGGCCGAGTCCTACGGCTACCAGCTCGTGGACCGGCTCCGGGCGGCCGGCCTGGCCGAGCTGACCACCGGCACCGTCTACCCGGTGCTGAACCGCCTGGAACGCGAGGGCCGGATCAGCTCCCGACTGGTGCCCTCGCCCAGCGGTCCCGCCCGCAAGTACTACCGCCCCACCGACGACGGAGCCGACGCCCTGCGCCAGGCCGCCGCCTCGTGGTCCGCCCTGGACCACACCGTGCGCGACCTGCTCGCAGCCGCCGACAGCCCGAAGGAGCCAGCATGA
- a CDS encoding malonic semialdehyde reductase, translating to MTTDTAASSALVPDEVTDLLFRNARTVNTFAEGEVTDEQIRAVWDVVRWGPTAMNSLPLRLLLVRTPAGRERLVSHMADGNKVKTERAPLSIVVAADVDFHENMPRLAPHIPGVRDNLHGNEAGRTAMARDNSFLQLGYFILGLRAEGLQVGPMTGFDAAGVDAEFFAGTPWRALAVLNVGHAPADIEDLGIPASWPRQTRLDFEDVAQTV from the coding sequence ATGACCACTGACACCGCTGCCTCCTCCGCGCTCGTGCCGGACGAGGTCACCGATCTCCTGTTCCGCAACGCGCGGACCGTGAACACCTTCGCCGAGGGCGAGGTCACCGACGAGCAGATCCGTGCCGTCTGGGACGTGGTCCGCTGGGGACCCACCGCGATGAACTCGCTGCCGCTGCGCCTGCTGCTGGTGCGCACCCCGGCCGGTCGTGAGCGACTGGTGTCGCACATGGCGGACGGCAACAAGGTCAAGACCGAGCGTGCGCCGCTGTCGATCGTCGTGGCCGCGGACGTCGACTTCCACGAGAACATGCCCCGGCTCGCGCCGCACATCCCCGGCGTGCGGGACAACCTGCACGGGAACGAGGCGGGCCGCACCGCGATGGCCCGCGACAACTCCTTCCTGCAGCTCGGCTACTTCATCCTCGGGCTGCGCGCCGAGGGCCTGCAGGTCGGCCCGATGACCGGCTTCGACGCCGCCGGGGTGGACGCCGAGTTCTTCGCCGGGACCCCGTGGCGCGCCCTGGCCGTGCTGAACGTCGGCCACGCCCCGGCCGACATCGAGGACCTGGGCATCCCGGCCAGCTGGCCGCGCCAGACCCGGCTCGACTTCGAGGACGTCGCGCAGACGGTCTGA